The proteins below are encoded in one region of Saccopteryx leptura isolate mSacLep1 chromosome 1, mSacLep1_pri_phased_curated, whole genome shotgun sequence:
- the SF1 gene encoding splicing factor 1 isoform X6 codes for MATGANATPLDFPSKKRKRSRWNQDTMEQKTVIPGMPTVIPPGLTREQERAYIVQLQIEDLTRKLRTGDLGIPPNPEDRSPSPEPIYNSEGKRLNTREFRTRKKLEEERHNLITEMVALNPDFKPPADYKPPATRVSDKVMIPQDEYPEINFVGLLIGPRGNTLKNIEKECNAKIMIRGKGSVKEGKVGRKDGQMLPGEDEPLHALVTANTMENVKKAVEQIRNILKQGIETPEDQNDLRKMQLRELARLNGTLREDDNRILRPWQSSETRSITNTTVCTKCGGAGHIASDCKFQRPGDPQSAQDKARMDKEYLSLMAELGEAPVPASVGSTSGPASTPLVSAPRPAAPANNPPPPSLMSTTQSRPPWMNSGPSESRPYHGMHGGGPGGPGGGPHSFPHPLPSLTGGHGGHPMQHNPNGPPPPWMQPPPPPMNQGPHPPGHHGPPPMVPGKYACGLWGLSPASRKRYDAAAAYGHDAAAAAATQWAAPAPTFWSSSPMATAAAAASASPSAQQQYGFQYPLAMAAKYDDYHHERWHRVHPAMATAAGGCRSFSRSPSDARQPHYGAPAPRGPAASAARGPSPSAASTTWFRRHDVCPAPPSSASHGPF; via the exons ACTTCCCAAGTAAGAAGCGGAAGAGGAGTCGCTGGAACCAAGACACAATGGAACAGAAGACGGTGATTCCAGGAATGCCTACAGTTATCCCCCCTGGGCTTACTCGGGAGCAAGAAAGAGCTTATATAG TGCAACTGCAGATAGAAGACCTGACTCGTAAACTGCGCACAGGAGACCTGGGCATCCCCCCTAACCCTGAGGACAG GTCCCCCTCCCCTGAGCCCATCTACAATAGCGAGGGGAAGCGGCTCAATACCCGTGAGTTCCGCACCCGCAAAAAGCTGGAAGAAGAGCGGCATAACCTCATCACAGAAATGGTTGCTCTCAACCCTGATTTCAAGCCACCTGCAGATTACAA accTCCAGCAACAAGAGTGAGTGACAAAGTAATGATTCCGCAAGATGAGTATCCAGAAATCAACTTTGTGGGGCTGTTAATTGGGCCCAG AGGGAACACACTGAAGAACATAGAGAAGGAGTGTAACGCCAAGATTATGATCCGGGGAAAAGGGTCTGTGAAAGAAGGGAAAGTCGGGCGCAAAGATGGCCAGATGTTACCAGGAGAAGATGAGCCACTTCATGCCCTGGTTACTGCCAATACCATGGAGAATGTGAAGAAAGCAGTAGAACAG ATAAGAAACATCCTGAAGCAGGGTATTGAGACCCCTGAGGACCAGAATGATCTACGGAAGATGCAGCTTCGGGAGTTGGCTCGCTTGAATGGGACCCTTCGGGAAGATGATAACAG GATCTTAAGACCGTGGCAGAGCTCAGAGACCCGCAGCATTACCAATACCACAGTGTGCACCAAGTGTGGAGGGGCTGGCCACATTGCTTCTGATTGCAAATTCCAGAG GCCTGGTGACCCCCAGTCAGCCCAGGATAAAGCACGGATGGATAAAGAATATTTGTCCCTCATGGCTGAACTGGGTGAAGCGCCTGTGCCGGCATCTGTAGGCTCCACCTCTGGGCCTGCCAGCACACCTCTGGTCAGTGCACCTCGGCCTGCTGCTCCCGCCAACAACCCACCTCCACCG TCTCTCATGTCTACCACCCAGAGCCGTCCACCCTGGATGAATTCTGGCCCTTCAGAGAGTCGGCCCTACCACGGCATGCATGGAGGTGGTCCTGGTGGGCCTGGAGGTGGCCCACACAGCTTCCCACACCCATTGCCCAGCCTGACCGGTGGGCATGGTGGACATCCCATGCAGCACAACCCTAATGGGCCCCCACCTCCTTGGatgcagccgccgccgccaccgaTGAACCAGGGCCCCCATCCACCTGGGCACCATGGCCCTCCTCCAATGG TACCTGGGAAGTACGCCTGTGGGCTCTGGGGTCTATCGCCTGCATCAAGGAAAAG GTATGATGCCGCCGCCGCCTATGGGCATgatgccgccgccgccgccgccacccagtgggcagcccccgcccccaccttcTGGTCCTCTTCCCCCatggcaacagcagcagcagcagcctccgCCTCCCCCTCCGCCCAGCAGCAGTATGGCTTCCAGTACCCCCTTGCCATGGCAGCAAA ATACGACGACTACCACCACGAGCGCTGGCACAGGGTCCATCCCGCCATGGCAACAGCAGCAGGCGGCTGCCGCAGCTTCTCCAGGAGCCCCTCAGATGCAAGGCAACCCCACTATGGTGCCCCTGCCCCCCGGGGTCCAGCCGCCTCTGCCGCCCggggcccctccccctccgccgcCTCCACCACCTGGTTCCGCCGGCATGATGTAtgccccgcccccccctcctCCGCCTCCCATGGACCCTTCTAA
- the SF1 gene encoding splicing factor 1 isoform X8 — MATGANATPLDFPSKKRKRSRWNQDTMEQKTVIPGMPTVIPPGLTREQERAYIVQLQIEDLTRKLRTGDLGIPPNPEDRSPSPEPIYNSEGKRLNTREFRTRKKLEEERHNLITEMVALNPDFKPPADYKPPATRVSDKVMIPQDEYPEINFVGLLIGPRGNTLKNIEKECNAKIMIRGKGSVKEGKVGRKDGQMLPGEDEPLHALVTANTMENVKKAVEQIRNILKQGIETPEDQNDLRKMQLRELARLNGTLREDDNRILRPWQSSETRSITNTTVCTKCGGAGHIASDCKFQRPGDPQSAQDKARMDKEYLSLMAELGEAPVPASVGSTSGPASTPLVSAPRPAAPANNPPPPSLMSTTQSRPPWMNSGPSESRPYHGMHGGGPGGPGGGPHSFPHPLPSLTGGHGGHPMQHNPNGPPPPWMQPPPPPMNQGPHPPGHHGPPPMVPGKYACGLWGLSPASRKRYDAAAAYGHDAAAAAATQWAAPAPTFWSSSPMATAAAAASASPSAQQQYGFQYPLAMAAKIPPRGSDGPSHENEDFPRPLVTLPGRQPQQRPWWTGWFGKAA; from the exons ACTTCCCAAGTAAGAAGCGGAAGAGGAGTCGCTGGAACCAAGACACAATGGAACAGAAGACGGTGATTCCAGGAATGCCTACAGTTATCCCCCCTGGGCTTACTCGGGAGCAAGAAAGAGCTTATATAG TGCAACTGCAGATAGAAGACCTGACTCGTAAACTGCGCACAGGAGACCTGGGCATCCCCCCTAACCCTGAGGACAG GTCCCCCTCCCCTGAGCCCATCTACAATAGCGAGGGGAAGCGGCTCAATACCCGTGAGTTCCGCACCCGCAAAAAGCTGGAAGAAGAGCGGCATAACCTCATCACAGAAATGGTTGCTCTCAACCCTGATTTCAAGCCACCTGCAGATTACAA accTCCAGCAACAAGAGTGAGTGACAAAGTAATGATTCCGCAAGATGAGTATCCAGAAATCAACTTTGTGGGGCTGTTAATTGGGCCCAG AGGGAACACACTGAAGAACATAGAGAAGGAGTGTAACGCCAAGATTATGATCCGGGGAAAAGGGTCTGTGAAAGAAGGGAAAGTCGGGCGCAAAGATGGCCAGATGTTACCAGGAGAAGATGAGCCACTTCATGCCCTGGTTACTGCCAATACCATGGAGAATGTGAAGAAAGCAGTAGAACAG ATAAGAAACATCCTGAAGCAGGGTATTGAGACCCCTGAGGACCAGAATGATCTACGGAAGATGCAGCTTCGGGAGTTGGCTCGCTTGAATGGGACCCTTCGGGAAGATGATAACAG GATCTTAAGACCGTGGCAGAGCTCAGAGACCCGCAGCATTACCAATACCACAGTGTGCACCAAGTGTGGAGGGGCTGGCCACATTGCTTCTGATTGCAAATTCCAGAG GCCTGGTGACCCCCAGTCAGCCCAGGATAAAGCACGGATGGATAAAGAATATTTGTCCCTCATGGCTGAACTGGGTGAAGCGCCTGTGCCGGCATCTGTAGGCTCCACCTCTGGGCCTGCCAGCACACCTCTGGTCAGTGCACCTCGGCCTGCTGCTCCCGCCAACAACCCACCTCCACCG TCTCTCATGTCTACCACCCAGAGCCGTCCACCCTGGATGAATTCTGGCCCTTCAGAGAGTCGGCCCTACCACGGCATGCATGGAGGTGGTCCTGGTGGGCCTGGAGGTGGCCCACACAGCTTCCCACACCCATTGCCCAGCCTGACCGGTGGGCATGGTGGACATCCCATGCAGCACAACCCTAATGGGCCCCCACCTCCTTGGatgcagccgccgccgccaccgaTGAACCAGGGCCCCCATCCACCTGGGCACCATGGCCCTCCTCCAATGG TACCTGGGAAGTACGCCTGTGGGCTCTGGGGTCTATCGCCTGCATCAAGGAAAAG GTATGATGCCGCCGCCGCCTATGGGCATgatgccgccgccgccgccgccacccagtgggcagcccccgcccccaccttcTGGTCCTCTTCCCCCatggcaacagcagcagcagcagcctccgCCTCCCCCTCCGCCCAGCAGCAGTATGGCTTCCAGTACCCCCTTGCCATGGCAGCAAA GATCCCTCCCCGCGGCAGCGATGGCCCGAGCCATGAGAATGAGGACTTTCCGCGCCCATTGGTGACCCTTCCAGGCAGACAGCCTCAGCAGCGCCCCTGGTGGACAGGATGGTTCGGCAAAGCAGCCTGA
- the SF1 gene encoding splicing factor 1 isoform X11, whose amino-acid sequence MATGANATPLDFPSKKRKRSRWNQDTMEQKTVIPGMPTVIPPGLTREQERAYIVQLQIEDLTRKLRTGDLGIPPNPEDRSPSPEPIYNSEGKRLNTREFRTRKKLEEERHNLITEMVALNPDFKPPADYKPPATRVSDKVMIPQDEYPEINFVGLLIGPRGNTLKNIEKECNAKIMIRGKGSVKEGKVGRKDGQMLPGEDEPLHALVTANTMENVKKAVEQIRNILKQGIETPEDQNDLRKMQLRELARLNGTLREDDNRILRPWQSSETRSITNTTVCTKCGGAGHIASDCKFQRPGDPQSAQDKARMDKEYLSLMAELGEAPVPASVGSTSGPASTPLVSAPRPAAPANNPPPPSLMSTTQSRPPWMNSGPSESRPYHGMHGGGPGGPGGGPHSFPHPLPSLTGGHGGHPMQHNPNGPPPPWMQPPPPPMNQGPHPPGHHGPPPMDQYLGSTPVGSGVYRLHQGKGMMPPPPMGMMPPPPPPPSGQPPPPPSGPLPPWQQQQQQPPPPPPPSSSMASSTPLPWQQNTTTTTTSAGTGSIPPWQQQQAAAAASPGAPQMQGNPTMVPLPPGVQPPLPPGAPPPPPPPPPASSVFVFFLSSPNSLCLFPNWAARIPPRGSDGPSHENEDFPRPLVTLPGRQPQQRPWWTGWFGKAA is encoded by the exons ACTTCCCAAGTAAGAAGCGGAAGAGGAGTCGCTGGAACCAAGACACAATGGAACAGAAGACGGTGATTCCAGGAATGCCTACAGTTATCCCCCCTGGGCTTACTCGGGAGCAAGAAAGAGCTTATATAG TGCAACTGCAGATAGAAGACCTGACTCGTAAACTGCGCACAGGAGACCTGGGCATCCCCCCTAACCCTGAGGACAG GTCCCCCTCCCCTGAGCCCATCTACAATAGCGAGGGGAAGCGGCTCAATACCCGTGAGTTCCGCACCCGCAAAAAGCTGGAAGAAGAGCGGCATAACCTCATCACAGAAATGGTTGCTCTCAACCCTGATTTCAAGCCACCTGCAGATTACAA accTCCAGCAACAAGAGTGAGTGACAAAGTAATGATTCCGCAAGATGAGTATCCAGAAATCAACTTTGTGGGGCTGTTAATTGGGCCCAG AGGGAACACACTGAAGAACATAGAGAAGGAGTGTAACGCCAAGATTATGATCCGGGGAAAAGGGTCTGTGAAAGAAGGGAAAGTCGGGCGCAAAGATGGCCAGATGTTACCAGGAGAAGATGAGCCACTTCATGCCCTGGTTACTGCCAATACCATGGAGAATGTGAAGAAAGCAGTAGAACAG ATAAGAAACATCCTGAAGCAGGGTATTGAGACCCCTGAGGACCAGAATGATCTACGGAAGATGCAGCTTCGGGAGTTGGCTCGCTTGAATGGGACCCTTCGGGAAGATGATAACAG GATCTTAAGACCGTGGCAGAGCTCAGAGACCCGCAGCATTACCAATACCACAGTGTGCACCAAGTGTGGAGGGGCTGGCCACATTGCTTCTGATTGCAAATTCCAGAG GCCTGGTGACCCCCAGTCAGCCCAGGATAAAGCACGGATGGATAAAGAATATTTGTCCCTCATGGCTGAACTGGGTGAAGCGCCTGTGCCGGCATCTGTAGGCTCCACCTCTGGGCCTGCCAGCACACCTCTGGTCAGTGCACCTCGGCCTGCTGCTCCCGCCAACAACCCACCTCCACCG TCTCTCATGTCTACCACCCAGAGCCGTCCACCCTGGATGAATTCTGGCCCTTCAGAGAGTCGGCCCTACCACGGCATGCATGGAGGTGGTCCTGGTGGGCCTGGAGGTGGCCCACACAGCTTCCCACACCCATTGCCCAGCCTGACCGGTGGGCATGGTGGACATCCCATGCAGCACAACCCTAATGGGCCCCCACCTCCTTGGatgcagccgccgccgccaccgaTGAACCAGGGCCCCCATCCACCTGGGCACCATGGCCCTCCTCCAATGG ATCAGTACCTGGGAAGTACGCCTGTGGGCTCTGGGGTCTATCGCCTGCATCAAGGAAAAG GTATGATGCCGCCGCCGCCTATGGGCATgatgccgccgccgccgccgccacccagtgggcagcccccgcccccaccttcTGGTCCTCTTCCCCCatggcaacagcagcagcagcagcctccgCCTCCCCCTCCGCCCAGCAGCAGTATGGCTTCCAGTACCCCCTTGCCATGGCAGCAAA ATACGACGACTACCACCACGAGCGCTGGCACAGGGTCCATCCCGCCATGGCAACAGCAGCAGGCGGCTGCCGCAGCTTCTCCAGGAGCCCCTCAGATGCAAGGCAACCCCACTATGGTGCCCCTGCCCCCCGGGGTCCAGCCGCCTCTGCCGCCCggggcccctccccctccgccgcCTCCACCACCTG CATCGAGTgtctttgtcttctttctctcctcacccAACTCCCTTTGCCTCTTCCCAAACTGGGCCGCCAGGATCCCTCCCCGCGGCAGCGATGGCCCGAGCCATGAGAATGAGGACTTTCCGCGCCCATTGGTGACCCTTCCAGGCAGACAGCCTCAGCAGCGCCCCTGGTGGACAGGATGGTTCGGCAAAGCAGCCTGA
- the SF1 gene encoding splicing factor 1 isoform X3, with amino-acid sequence MATGANATPLDFPSKKRKRSRWNQDTMEQKTVIPGMPTVIPPGLTREQERAYIVQLQIEDLTRKLRTGDLGIPPNPEDRSPSPEPIYNSEGKRLNTREFRTRKKLEEERHNLITEMVALNPDFKPPADYKPPATRVSDKVMIPQDEYPEINFVGLLIGPRGNTLKNIEKECNAKIMIRGKGSVKEGKVGRKDGQMLPGEDEPLHALVTANTMENVKKAVEQIRNILKQGIETPEDQNDLRKMQLRELARLNGTLREDDNRILRPWQSSETRSITNTTVCTKCGGAGHIASDCKFQRPGDPQSAQDKARMDKEYLSLMAELGEAPVPASVGSTSGPASTPLVSAPRPAAPANNPPPPSLMSTTQSRPPWMNSGPSESRPYHGMHGGGPGGPGGGPHSFPHPLPSLTGGHGGHPMQHNPNGPPPPWMQPPPPPMNQGPHPPGHHGPPPMDQYLGSTPVGSGVYRLHQGKGMMPPPPMGMMPPPPPPPSGQPPPPPSGPLPPWQQQQQQPPPPPPPSSSMASSTPLPWQQNTTTTTTSAGTGSIPPWQQQQAAAAASPGAPQMQGNPTMVPLPPGVQPPLPPGAPPPPPPPPPGSAGMMYAPPPPPPPPMDPSNFVTMMGMGVAGMPPFGMPPAPPPPPPQN; translated from the exons ACTTCCCAAGTAAGAAGCGGAAGAGGAGTCGCTGGAACCAAGACACAATGGAACAGAAGACGGTGATTCCAGGAATGCCTACAGTTATCCCCCCTGGGCTTACTCGGGAGCAAGAAAGAGCTTATATAG TGCAACTGCAGATAGAAGACCTGACTCGTAAACTGCGCACAGGAGACCTGGGCATCCCCCCTAACCCTGAGGACAG GTCCCCCTCCCCTGAGCCCATCTACAATAGCGAGGGGAAGCGGCTCAATACCCGTGAGTTCCGCACCCGCAAAAAGCTGGAAGAAGAGCGGCATAACCTCATCACAGAAATGGTTGCTCTCAACCCTGATTTCAAGCCACCTGCAGATTACAA accTCCAGCAACAAGAGTGAGTGACAAAGTAATGATTCCGCAAGATGAGTATCCAGAAATCAACTTTGTGGGGCTGTTAATTGGGCCCAG AGGGAACACACTGAAGAACATAGAGAAGGAGTGTAACGCCAAGATTATGATCCGGGGAAAAGGGTCTGTGAAAGAAGGGAAAGTCGGGCGCAAAGATGGCCAGATGTTACCAGGAGAAGATGAGCCACTTCATGCCCTGGTTACTGCCAATACCATGGAGAATGTGAAGAAAGCAGTAGAACAG ATAAGAAACATCCTGAAGCAGGGTATTGAGACCCCTGAGGACCAGAATGATCTACGGAAGATGCAGCTTCGGGAGTTGGCTCGCTTGAATGGGACCCTTCGGGAAGATGATAACAG GATCTTAAGACCGTGGCAGAGCTCAGAGACCCGCAGCATTACCAATACCACAGTGTGCACCAAGTGTGGAGGGGCTGGCCACATTGCTTCTGATTGCAAATTCCAGAG GCCTGGTGACCCCCAGTCAGCCCAGGATAAAGCACGGATGGATAAAGAATATTTGTCCCTCATGGCTGAACTGGGTGAAGCGCCTGTGCCGGCATCTGTAGGCTCCACCTCTGGGCCTGCCAGCACACCTCTGGTCAGTGCACCTCGGCCTGCTGCTCCCGCCAACAACCCACCTCCACCG TCTCTCATGTCTACCACCCAGAGCCGTCCACCCTGGATGAATTCTGGCCCTTCAGAGAGTCGGCCCTACCACGGCATGCATGGAGGTGGTCCTGGTGGGCCTGGAGGTGGCCCACACAGCTTCCCACACCCATTGCCCAGCCTGACCGGTGGGCATGGTGGACATCCCATGCAGCACAACCCTAATGGGCCCCCACCTCCTTGGatgcagccgccgccgccaccgaTGAACCAGGGCCCCCATCCACCTGGGCACCATGGCCCTCCTCCAATGG ATCAGTACCTGGGAAGTACGCCTGTGGGCTCTGGGGTCTATCGCCTGCATCAAGGAAAAG GTATGATGCCGCCGCCGCCTATGGGCATgatgccgccgccgccgccgccacccagtgggcagcccccgcccccaccttcTGGTCCTCTTCCCCCatggcaacagcagcagcagcagcctccgCCTCCCCCTCCGCCCAGCAGCAGTATGGCTTCCAGTACCCCCTTGCCATGGCAGCAAA ATACGACGACTACCACCACGAGCGCTGGCACAGGGTCCATCCCGCCATGGCAACAGCAGCAGGCGGCTGCCGCAGCTTCTCCAGGAGCCCCTCAGATGCAAGGCAACCCCACTATGGTGCCCCTGCCCCCCGGGGTCCAGCCGCCTCTGCCGCCCggggcccctccccctccgccgcCTCCACCACCTGGTTCCGCCGGCATGATGTAtgccccgcccccccctcctCCGCCTCCCATGGACCCTTCTAACTTTGTCACCATGATGGGCATGGGGGTGGCGGGCATGCCGCCCTTCGggatgcctccagctcccccaccGCCTCCACCACAGAACTAG
- the SF1 gene encoding splicing factor 1 isoform X4, whose product MATGANATPLDFPSKKRKRSRWNQDTMEQKTVIPGMPTVIPPGLTREQERAYIVQLQIEDLTRKLRTGDLGIPPNPEDRSPSPEPIYNSEGKRLNTREFRTRKKLEEERHNLITEMVALNPDFKPPADYKPPATRVSDKVMIPQDEYPEINFVGLLIGPRGNTLKNIEKECNAKIMIRGKGSVKEGKVGRKDGQMLPGEDEPLHALVTANTMENVKKAVEQIRNILKQGIETPEDQNDLRKMQLRELARLNGTLREDDNRILRPWQSSETRSITNTTVCTKCGGAGHIASDCKFQRPGDPQSAQDKARMDKEYLSLMAELGEAPVPASVGSTSGPASTPLVSAPRPAAPANNPPPPSRPPWMNSGPSESRPYHGMHGGGPGGPGGGPHSFPHPLPSLTGGHGGHPMQHNPNGPPPPWMQPPPPPMNQGPHPPGHHGPPPMDQYLGSTPVGSGVYRLHQGKGMMPPPPMGMMPPPPPPPSGQPPPPPSGPLPPWQQQQQQPPPPPPPSSSMASSTPLPWQQNTTTTTTSAGTGSIPPWQQQQAAAAASPGAPQMQGNPTMVPLPPGVQPPLPPGAPPPPPPPPPGSAGMMYAPPPPPPPPMDPSNFVTMMGMGVAGMPPFGMPPAPPPPPPQN is encoded by the exons ACTTCCCAAGTAAGAAGCGGAAGAGGAGTCGCTGGAACCAAGACACAATGGAACAGAAGACGGTGATTCCAGGAATGCCTACAGTTATCCCCCCTGGGCTTACTCGGGAGCAAGAAAGAGCTTATATAG TGCAACTGCAGATAGAAGACCTGACTCGTAAACTGCGCACAGGAGACCTGGGCATCCCCCCTAACCCTGAGGACAG GTCCCCCTCCCCTGAGCCCATCTACAATAGCGAGGGGAAGCGGCTCAATACCCGTGAGTTCCGCACCCGCAAAAAGCTGGAAGAAGAGCGGCATAACCTCATCACAGAAATGGTTGCTCTCAACCCTGATTTCAAGCCACCTGCAGATTACAA accTCCAGCAACAAGAGTGAGTGACAAAGTAATGATTCCGCAAGATGAGTATCCAGAAATCAACTTTGTGGGGCTGTTAATTGGGCCCAG AGGGAACACACTGAAGAACATAGAGAAGGAGTGTAACGCCAAGATTATGATCCGGGGAAAAGGGTCTGTGAAAGAAGGGAAAGTCGGGCGCAAAGATGGCCAGATGTTACCAGGAGAAGATGAGCCACTTCATGCCCTGGTTACTGCCAATACCATGGAGAATGTGAAGAAAGCAGTAGAACAG ATAAGAAACATCCTGAAGCAGGGTATTGAGACCCCTGAGGACCAGAATGATCTACGGAAGATGCAGCTTCGGGAGTTGGCTCGCTTGAATGGGACCCTTCGGGAAGATGATAACAG GATCTTAAGACCGTGGCAGAGCTCAGAGACCCGCAGCATTACCAATACCACAGTGTGCACCAAGTGTGGAGGGGCTGGCCACATTGCTTCTGATTGCAAATTCCAGAG GCCTGGTGACCCCCAGTCAGCCCAGGATAAAGCACGGATGGATAAAGAATATTTGTCCCTCATGGCTGAACTGGGTGAAGCGCCTGTGCCGGCATCTGTAGGCTCCACCTCTGGGCCTGCCAGCACACCTCTGGTCAGTGCACCTCGGCCTGCTGCTCCCGCCAACAACCCACCTCCACCG AGCCGTCCACCCTGGATGAATTCTGGCCCTTCAGAGAGTCGGCCCTACCACGGCATGCATGGAGGTGGTCCTGGTGGGCCTGGAGGTGGCCCACACAGCTTCCCACACCCATTGCCCAGCCTGACCGGTGGGCATGGTGGACATCCCATGCAGCACAACCCTAATGGGCCCCCACCTCCTTGGatgcagccgccgccgccaccgaTGAACCAGGGCCCCCATCCACCTGGGCACCATGGCCCTCCTCCAATGG ATCAGTACCTGGGAAGTACGCCTGTGGGCTCTGGGGTCTATCGCCTGCATCAAGGAAAAG GTATGATGCCGCCGCCGCCTATGGGCATgatgccgccgccgccgccgccacccagtgggcagcccccgcccccaccttcTGGTCCTCTTCCCCCatggcaacagcagcagcagcagcctccgCCTCCCCCTCCGCCCAGCAGCAGTATGGCTTCCAGTACCCCCTTGCCATGGCAGCAAA ATACGACGACTACCACCACGAGCGCTGGCACAGGGTCCATCCCGCCATGGCAACAGCAGCAGGCGGCTGCCGCAGCTTCTCCAGGAGCCCCTCAGATGCAAGGCAACCCCACTATGGTGCCCCTGCCCCCCGGGGTCCAGCCGCCTCTGCCGCCCggggcccctccccctccgccgcCTCCACCACCTGGTTCCGCCGGCATGATGTAtgccccgcccccccctcctCCGCCTCCCATGGACCCTTCTAACTTTGTCACCATGATGGGCATGGGGGTGGCGGGCATGCCGCCCTTCGggatgcctccagctcccccaccGCCTCCACCACAGAACTAG